A portion of the Algisphaera agarilytica genome contains these proteins:
- a CDS encoding glycoside hydrolase family 88 protein, with product MAKFAAVVLLAATWGGVVCLADRPAEAQPGMVSQLQVQSASPEAVRDTMRRVAEYQLDRYGPEPPTRNWLVGTFFTGMIEAYHATGDAWYLEESRAWGERSGWGINNPVHADDVCPGQTYLELYFIDEDPAMLTPLVEAMEPLLERETIEPGELNAWQKEAKPWTGRNLWWWCDALYMAPPVYARLGTATGDRAYHEAMHELFWDTADYLYDPNEHLFYRDGRYLPKGDGTDEQAEKVFWSRGNGWVFAGLVRILEHLPEDDPQRQRYLELFRDMAMRIVSLQQDDGLWRSWMNNPAQHPTKESTGSAFFVYGLAKGVSEGWLPQGYYESAILRGWTGLLSCVTPEGRVTHAQMVGYAPTAVRPWDTMDYGAGALLLAAAAVAGWREDGLPTNPPPGEFLPRVVAEDGAFTWYNDERAVVMGNLLYVNYVKRDGMTALSSFAVSTDIEKPPAPNAKREVLLSTWTEKDDHNNGSLLPLPDGRLLATYAKHGTSKSFYQRYITPKWWNPPVVSDERAFEVTKTKRGLTYQNLFPLSDEGGRIYNFFRGNNFNPNFVTSDDLGETWSDPHLLVSAGENSNQRPYVKYVHNGKDRFDLLYTDGHPRDLKANNVYHLYYFDGAFRRSDGTVIRTMDQIVAGDSLAAEEGTLVFDGSGASGRGWVWDLEYDRAGQPYGAFISSPSGDIGTDMRYWTARLIDGEWQTEEIAFAGSNLYPKEQHYAGGIALDPHDDQRVVVSADVHPATNEPLPGRVYQLFKGTKSENGDWDWEQLTFDPVNHQLRPVLVRDRPETLVWFAGEYATYADYRCKVMASFGY from the coding sequence ATGGCGAAGTTTGCTGCTGTGGTTTTGTTGGCCGCGACGTGGGGCGGTGTCGTGTGCTTGGCGGATCGCCCGGCCGAGGCTCAGCCCGGTATGGTGAGTCAGTTGCAGGTGCAGTCGGCGTCGCCCGAAGCGGTCCGAGACACGATGCGACGTGTGGCCGAGTACCAACTCGATCGCTACGGCCCCGAGCCGCCCACGCGGAACTGGCTCGTCGGCACGTTCTTCACCGGGATGATCGAGGCGTATCACGCCACGGGCGACGCGTGGTATCTCGAAGAGTCGCGCGCGTGGGGCGAGCGGTCGGGCTGGGGGATCAACAACCCGGTCCACGCCGACGACGTGTGCCCGGGTCAGACGTATCTCGAGCTGTACTTCATCGACGAAGACCCGGCGATGTTGACGCCGCTGGTCGAGGCGATGGAGCCGTTGTTGGAGCGCGAGACGATTGAGCCGGGCGAATTGAATGCGTGGCAGAAAGAGGCCAAGCCGTGGACCGGGCGGAACCTGTGGTGGTGGTGCGATGCGTTGTACATGGCCCCGCCGGTGTACGCCCGGCTGGGCACCGCGACGGGTGATCGTGCCTATCACGAAGCGATGCACGAGCTGTTCTGGGACACGGCCGACTATCTGTATGACCCGAATGAGCACCTGTTCTACCGCGACGGCCGATACCTGCCCAAGGGCGACGGCACCGATGAGCAGGCCGAGAAGGTCTTCTGGAGCCGGGGCAACGGATGGGTGTTCGCCGGGCTGGTGCGGATACTCGAACACCTGCCCGAAGACGACCCGCAGCGGCAGCGTTACCTCGAACTGTTCCGCGACATGGCGATGCGGATCGTGTCGCTGCAGCAGGACGACGGGTTGTGGCGTTCGTGGATGAACAACCCCGCGCAACACCCGACGAAGGAGTCGACGGGTTCGGCGTTTTTCGTATACGGCTTGGCGAAGGGCGTGAGCGAGGGCTGGCTGCCGCAGGGGTATTACGAGTCGGCGATCCTCCGCGGCTGGACGGGGCTGTTGAGTTGTGTGACCCCCGAGGGGCGGGTGACCCACGCCCAGATGGTGGGTTATGCGCCCACGGCGGTCCGGCCGTGGGACACGATGGACTATGGCGCCGGTGCGTTGTTGCTGGCGGCGGCGGCCGTGGCCGGGTGGCGTGAGGACGGTTTGCCGACCAACCCGCCGCCCGGGGAGTTCCTGCCCCGCGTCGTTGCCGAGGACGGCGCGTTCACTTGGTACAACGACGAGCGTGCGGTGGTGATGGGCAACCTGCTCTATGTCAACTACGTCAAGCGGGACGGCATGACGGCGCTGTCGTCCTTTGCGGTGAGTACCGACATTGAGAAACCTCCGGCCCCCAACGCGAAGCGGGAGGTCTTGCTGAGTACGTGGACCGAAAAAGACGACCACAACAACGGTTCGCTGCTGCCCCTGCCCGACGGCCGGCTGCTGGCGACCTACGCCAAGCACGGAACCAGCAAATCGTTCTACCAGCGATATATCACGCCCAAGTGGTGGAACCCGCCCGTGGTCTCGGACGAGCGCGCGTTTGAGGTCACCAAGACTAAGCGGGGCCTGACCTATCAGAACCTCTTCCCGCTCTCCGACGAGGGCGGACGCATCTACAACTTTTTCCGCGGCAACAACTTCAACCCCAACTTCGTCACCTCCGACGACCTGGGTGAGACCTGGAGCGACCCGCACCTGCTGGTCTCGGCCGGGGAGAACAGCAACCAACGGCCCTACGTGAAGTACGTCCACAACGGCAAGGACCGCTTCGACCTGCTCTACACCGACGGCCACCCGCGCGACCTCAAAGCCAACAACGTCTACCACCTGTACTACTTCGACGGGGCCTTCCGCCGCAGCGACGGCACGGTGATCCGCACGATGGATCAGATCGTGGCCGGGGATTCACTGGCGGCCGAGGAAGGGACGCTGGTGTTCGACGGCAGCGGCGCCAGCGGACGCGGATGGGTCTGGGATCTGGAATACGATCGGGCCGGCCAACCCTACGGGGCGTTCATCTCTTCGCCCAGCGGCGACATCGGCACCGACATGCGGTACTGGACCGCTCGGCTGATCGACGGCGAATGGCAGACCGAAGAAATCGCCTTTGCCGGCAGCAACCTCTACCCCAAGGAACAACACTACGCCGGCGGGATCGCGCTGGACCCGCACGACGATCAGCGGGTCGTGGTGTCCGCCGACGTGCACCCCGCCACCAACGAGCCCCTGCCCGGCCGGGTGTATCAACTCTTCAAAGGCACCAAGTCGGAAAACGGTGATTGGGATTGGGAGCAGCTCACCTTCGACCCGGTCAACCACCAGCTCCGTCCGGTTCTGGTCCGCGACCGCCCGGAGACGCTGGTGTGGTTTGCGGGCGAGTACGCCACCTACGCCGATTACCGCTGCAAGGTGATGGCCAGCTTCGGATACTGA
- a CDS encoding thermonuclease family protein, protein MSKHFILTGLLIAALFLGVALGRWTAPPTADAVAPAPTAAPVLTETEDTRVITARSYEVVRVIDGDTFKVLYDGDLTSVRLLDINAPERGDPKADAATNELRRMIDGQTVELEFAAARRRDNFGRLLCRVTVDGVDVGQHLLDAGLVSVYQPGPRRSNASQ, encoded by the coding sequence ATGTCGAAGCATTTCATCCTGACCGGATTGTTGATCGCCGCGCTCTTCCTGGGCGTGGCACTGGGCCGATGGACCGCCCCGCCAACCGCCGATGCGGTGGCTCCGGCACCGACCGCAGCGCCCGTCTTGACCGAAACCGAAGACACCCGCGTCATCACCGCACGCTCGTACGAAGTCGTCCGGGTGATCGATGGCGACACTTTCAAAGTGCTCTACGACGGCGACCTCACCTCGGTCCGCCTGCTGGACATCAACGCCCCCGAACGAGGCGACCCGAAGGCCGACGCCGCAACGAATGAACTACGCCGCATGATCGATGGGCAGACCGTTGAATTAGAATTTGCCGCTGCGCGCCGCCGGGACAACTTCGGCCGACTGCTCTGCCGGGTCACCGTGGATGGCGTAGACGTCGGGCAGCACCTGCTGGATGCAGGCCTGGTGAGCGTGTATCAGCCCGGGCCGCGACGCAGCAACGCTTCGCAGTGA
- a CDS encoding excinuclease ABC subunit UvrC codes for MPERREKLDELLKKARQLPKVPGVYLMKDAAGVVVYVGKASKLPDRVSSYFVPSADLGPKKQPMLDIVDDFDTIECEGEWEALLTENRLIKDIHPKFNARLIDDKTFPYLAITLKDDFPGVFITRNPQGEEFKGAKIFGPFTSVYALRESVQILQKVFKFRTCHLDIREDDDQRKHFRPCLLYPIKQCTAPCGAKIDQAEYRADIDRFVRFLGSKRSVMLRELKRDMERASEDQRYEQAATIRDQIKAIEKLDERGTTKQNWQPESESFYVDPEKGLESLRKTLGLEEPIRCIECIDIAHLQGGETVGSKVCFVDGRPLKNEYRRYKIQTVKGGNDDYASIREVVSRRYREAGQGHELYPDVIIIDGGLGQLHAAQEVFEELDVKPPMVISLAKKEELIYVQAKKEPIRLSRQNLGLKLCQAARDEAHRFAQHYHHILRRKKVLGEKG; via the coding sequence ATGCCCGAACGACGCGAGAAACTCGATGAGCTGCTGAAAAAAGCGCGGCAGCTCCCCAAAGTGCCGGGCGTCTATCTCATGAAAGATGCCGCGGGCGTTGTGGTGTACGTCGGCAAGGCGTCGAAGCTGCCCGACCGGGTGTCTTCGTACTTCGTGCCGTCTGCTGACCTCGGCCCCAAGAAGCAGCCCATGCTCGACATCGTCGACGACTTCGACACCATCGAGTGCGAAGGCGAGTGGGAAGCGTTGCTCACCGAGAACCGGCTGATCAAGGACATCCACCCCAAGTTCAACGCCCGGCTGATCGACGACAAGACGTTTCCGTATCTCGCGATCACCCTGAAGGACGACTTCCCGGGGGTGTTCATCACACGCAACCCGCAGGGCGAGGAGTTCAAAGGCGCGAAAATTTTTGGGCCGTTCACAAGCGTGTATGCGTTGCGGGAGTCGGTGCAGATCTTGCAGAAGGTGTTCAAGTTCCGGACGTGTCACCTGGACATCCGCGAGGACGATGATCAGCGGAAGCACTTTCGGCCGTGCCTGCTGTATCCGATCAAGCAGTGCACCGCGCCGTGCGGCGCGAAGATCGACCAGGCCGAGTACCGGGCGGACATCGACCGGTTTGTGCGGTTCCTCGGGTCGAAGCGATCGGTGATGCTGCGCGAACTCAAGCGCGACATGGAACGCGCCAGCGAAGACCAGCGCTACGAGCAGGCGGCGACGATCCGCGACCAGATCAAGGCCATCGAAAAGCTCGACGAGCGCGGCACGACCAAACAGAACTGGCAGCCCGAGAGCGAATCGTTCTACGTCGATCCAGAAAAGGGCTTGGAGTCGCTGCGTAAAACGCTGGGCCTGGAAGAACCGATCCGCTGCATCGAGTGCATCGATATCGCCCACCTCCAGGGAGGGGAGACCGTGGGCAGCAAGGTGTGTTTCGTCGACGGTCGGCCACTCAAGAACGAATACCGCCGATACAAGATCCAGACCGTGAAGGGTGGCAACGACGACTACGCCAGCATCCGCGAGGTCGTGTCGCGCCGGTATCGCGAGGCGGGTCAGGGCCACGAGCTGTACCCGGATGTGATCATCATCGACGGCGGGCTGGGTCAGTTGCACGCGGCGCAGGAGGTCTTTGAGGAATTGGATGTGAAGCCGCCGATGGTGATTTCGCTGGCGAAGAAGGAAGAATTGATCTATGTCCAGGCGAAGAAGGAGCCGATCCGGCTCAGCCGACAGAACCTGGGTTTAAAACTCTGCCAGGCGGCGCGGGACGAAGCGCACCGCTTTGCCCAGCACTACCACCACATCCTTCGTCGTAAGAAGGTGCTCGGCGAAAAGGGGTGA
- a CDS encoding N-acetylmuramoyl-L-alanine amidase, translated as MQVGLLLLVLVVLVTGCRMSPGTPVARHFDEIVVAGERFRTGTPVVLWTDPGGYDAYRVDKRFGSFDHREPEHWPAPKGDAQRYGLRDHNLTEEQLHAVRGGGWTLEQLQQVVDQFVIHYDACGTSRRCFEVLHDHRHLSAHFLLDLDGTIYQTLDVKERAWHAAHANSRSVGIEIAHIGAYARDEANPFDRWYATDADGRTRITIPDATERQSIRTPGFVGRPSRDAVVVGNLQGRDLEQYDFTDEQYDALIKLTAALHRVLPKIELDAPRGADGGVVPHLLTPDAQDQHQGLIGHYHLSEVKVDPGPAFDWGRVIQGARDLVP; from the coding sequence ATGCAGGTCGGGTTGCTGCTGCTGGTTTTGGTTGTGTTGGTCACGGGTTGCCGGATGTCTCCGGGGACGCCGGTGGCGCGGCACTTCGACGAGATCGTGGTGGCCGGGGAGCGGTTCCGCACGGGCACGCCGGTGGTGCTGTGGACCGACCCGGGCGGGTACGACGCCTACCGCGTGGACAAACGCTTCGGCAGTTTTGATCACCGCGAACCCGAACACTGGCCCGCGCCCAAGGGTGATGCGCAGCGTTACGGCCTGCGCGACCACAACCTGACCGAGGAACAACTGCACGCGGTGCGCGGCGGCGGGTGGACGCTCGAGCAGCTCCAGCAAGTCGTCGACCAGTTCGTCATCCACTACGACGCCTGCGGCACCTCGCGGCGGTGCTTCGAGGTGTTGCACGACCACCGCCACCTCTCGGCCCACTTCCTGCTCGACCTGGACGGCACCATCTACCAGACGCTAGACGTGAAGGAACGCGCCTGGCATGCGGCCCACGCTAACTCGCGGTCGGTCGGGATCGAGATCGCCCACATCGGGGCGTACGCCCGGGATGAAGCCAATCCGTTTGACCGCTGGTACGCGACCGATGCGGATGGGCGGACGCGCATCACGATCCCCGACGCCACCGAGCGCCAGAGCATCCGCACGCCGGGTTTCGTGGGTCGGCCGAGCCGTGACGCGGTGGTGGTGGGCAACCTCCAGGGCCGGGACCTCGAACAGTACGACTTCACGGACGAGCAGTACGACGCGTTGATCAAGCTGACCGCGGCGCTCCACCGCGTGCTGCCGAAGATCGAGCTCGACGCCCCGCGAGGCGCCGACGGCGGGGTCGTCCCCCACCTGCTCACGCCTGACGCCCAGGACCAACACCAGGGCCTGATCGGGCACTACCACCTGTCCGAGGTCAAGGTCGACCCCGGCCCGGCGTTCGACTGGGGCCGGGTGATCCAAGGCGCACGGGACCTGGTGCCCTAG